From the genome of Streptomyces sp. S4.7:
CGCCTATGACGGGCTCCGGGGAGGCGGCTCCGACGGCCGGCGGTGAACCGCTCCCGCCGGTCACGGCCGGTACGGGCGCCGCTCCCGGCAGCTCGACCTGGCGGCCACGGCCGCGCCCCCAGGCCCGGTGCTGCCGGTTGAGGGCCTTGATCCTCGCCCGGCCCAACTTCTCCTGCTCGCGCCGCCGGTGCTTGTTCTGTTCCTTCTGCCTGCGGTCCTCGCGTACCTCGTCGACCGCCTCGTCCAGTGTGCGTACGCCTTCGAGGAGCATCAGCGACCAGGCGCCGAACGTCTCACGGGGCGCCCGCAGCCACCGGACGATCCGGATCTGCGGCAACGGACGGGGCACCAGGCCCTGTTCACGCAGGGCCGCCCGGCGGGTCTGCTTCAGCGCCCGGTCGAACAGCACGGCGGCCGAGAGCGACATGCCGGCGAAGAACTGCGGCGCTCCCGCGTGCTCCATGCCGCGCGGCGCGTGCACCCAGTTGAACCAGGCGGCGGCGCCGGCGAACGTCCACACCAACAGCCGTGAGCCGAGTGCGGCATCGCCGTGACTGGCCTCGCGCACCGCCAGCACGGAGCAGAACATCGCCGCCCCGTCGAGACCGAACGGTACGAGATACTCCCAGCCGCCCGTGAGGTTGAGGTTTTGCCGGCCGAAGCCGACGAGGCCGTGGAAGGAGAGCGCGGCGGCCACCGCGGCGCAGCAGAACAGCAGCAGATAGGAGGCGCTTCCGTAGATCGCTTCCTTCCGTCTGCGGCGCTCCTCGCTGCGCTCCCAGGAGTCCTCGGCCGCGGTCTTGGCGCCTGCGCGTTTTCCGCGCGCGATCAAAGCCACCGCTACCAGGACTCCGATAAGCATCACGCCGCTCGGAAGCAGCCAGTTGAGCGGTGGGTCGGTCAGTCGCATGCGGTGTCTGTCCCTTGCATCGCAGTGGGGCGTTTCGGGCGCCATATTGGCCGAACCACCGCTGCGCGCAGGAGTGTTTCGGGACAAGAGAACGCCAACGAGGCGCAAGGATACGCGAATAGGAGGAGTCCCCTCGAACGAACGGGCGAGGGGCCCGAGTTGCATTCGAATCTGACCCGCCCTCATGCAACCCGGAAGAGTGGCATGGTCCAACGAAGGCCGTAGGAAGGTCAGTTGCTGCTTGCGCTCAGGCGCCGGACCCGGTCGGCGTCGCACGTGCGCGGGCAGGTCACGCACGTGTCCTCGGGACGCAGCGTGTAGAAGAAGCAGCAGCTCGCCCGGTCCCTGGTGGGCAGCGATTCGCCGCCGGTGCCCCGCAGTTCACGGAAGCCCGCCGTACCGACGTACGGCTTCGTCGTTCCCGGCAGCAGCAGTTCGAGCTCCGCCATCGCGCGCCGCTCCTCGCCCAGCAGCTGCGAGACGTACCAGAGCCCCTCGACGATCTCGTCCGTCGCCATGCCCCACAGGGCGT
Proteins encoded in this window:
- a CDS encoding DUF2637 domain-containing protein, coding for MRLTDPPLNWLLPSGVMLIGVLVAVALIARGKRAGAKTAAEDSWERSEERRRRKEAIYGSASYLLLFCCAAVAAALSFHGLVGFGRQNLNLTGGWEYLVPFGLDGAAMFCSVLAVREASHGDAALGSRLLVWTFAGAAAWFNWVHAPRGMEHAGAPQFFAGMSLSAAVLFDRALKQTRRAALREQGLVPRPLPQIRIVRWLRAPRETFGAWSLMLLEGVRTLDEAVDEVREDRRQKEQNKHRRREQEKLGRARIKALNRQHRAWGRGRGRQVELPGAAPVPAVTGGSGSPPAVGAASPEPVIGELREADTSLGRPQPPLQPVKGYDARTVDLTAEDDTQALPRLDSLERKLRHLEQQFG